The Deltaproteobacteria bacterium sequence ATAAAATAGTCATTGAAATTGCTTCAAAACCATAAAAATCTTTTATGAAGTTGAAGGCCAGAAGAATCACGAAAACGAGCCCGGTAATCTTTGCCCCATGGATTAAAACGTGTTTTGCCATTCCCCGCAGATCGTGAATATGATGATGGATGCTGCAACAATAGTCCACCTGAAAAATTTCCAGCTTGAATGCCGTAACTACGCGCTGGGAAAATAAATCAAACAATATTCCGGTTGCCACAGCCAAACTAAATTTTGCCACATACAAAGGGATAAAATTATAACCAGCGGGAATAAAAACATAAATTGCTTCATCGGAAGTTGCCATCATCGCCGCGATTAATGTGCCTGCCGAAACTAATCCCTTGGCATAAAGAAGAGCAACTGCAGCGGCTACGTTGCAACCAGGCAGAAGGGCGAGCAGGGCCGCCCATAAAGGGATAAGTCTTTTCCGTCTTTCAAAAAAAGATACTAACCTGTCGCCATATTTATGATTTGACCATTCGACAACAAAGAGCAGGGAAATAACAACAAGAGCAATATAAAACACGCGCGTCAGCGTCTCTAAGAAAACATCAAATAAAATCATGCTCCTCCTCTGTCATATTGCGTGACTTTTTGCAACAGTTTAAGGTTCCAATATGACGGCTTGACCTGAATGATCAGTTATGAGAAAGAATAAAAGAAGACTTGCGGCAAAACAAATTAACCCCTACGCTCGAGGCAGGCACAACGAAACATGAAAATACATATCAAATCCCCCTTACTCCCCTTTTGCTAAAGGGGGACTTTACGATTCCCCCCTTTGGTAAAGGCGGGATGGGGGGGATTTTCATATAAACCAGGGAGACCGTATAAGGCATGGAGATCAGGGAACCCGATTACCTTAAGCACCGCGAACGCCTGAAAAGTAAATTTATTGACTCCGGCCTGGACGCCCTGCTCGATTACGAAGCCTTGGAGTTGCTGTTGTCTTTCTCCATCCTGCGCAGGGATGTCAAGCCATTGGCCAAGGATCTGTTGAGGGAATTCGGCTCTATCAAGGGCGTCATGGACGCCGGGTTATCGGCGCTCACCGGGATAAAAGGCATCACCATGCACACGGCTATTTTGATAAAACTGGCCAAAGATATTGGCGCTCTTTATCTCAAAGACAAGGCCGGGGAAAAGATTCAAATAAGCTGTACCGCAGAACTGTTGAACTACTGCAAGATGTCCTTCGGCGGTCTTCAGGATGAGCGGTTTTGCATCATCAGCCTGAACGCCCAGAACCGCGTCATTGAGATGGATATTATTCAGGAGGGTATTGTTAACCAGGCCATTGTTTATCCGCGCAAAGTCCTGGAGTGCTGCCTCAAAAGAAAGGCCTCTTCCATCATCCTGGTCCACAACCACCCGTCGGGCCACGTCCGGCCGTCTGAGGCGGACATCAGATTAACCAAGCTGATTCAAGACACGGCAAAAGTAATGGATATCGCTGTCCATGACCACATTATCATCGGCGACAACGCGACATTCAGTTTTCGGGAAGAGGGAATAATCTTCTGAAGGAAGCATCTCTGTCTGTATGGTATTTATCCGCAATCAGTTGCACGGGCGGCTCGTGAGCGCCACCCGTGTAAATCTGGCCTCCTGTCAGATCGGCAGGATTAACGAGTAAGCGATTAATGCTACTTGCGTTTGTCAACCATTTCTTTGAGTTCTTTGCCCACTTTGAAAAAAGGCAATTTCTTGGGTAGAACCTTGATATTATCGCCCGTCTTCGGATTCCTGCCCGTATAGGCGCCGTATTTTCTCACCACAAAGCTTCCGAAGCCGCGAATTTCAATGCGGCCGCCATTCTTTAGTTCATCTGCAAAGCCTCTAAATATCAGGTTTACAACGTCAATGGCTTTTTTTTCTGTCAGATTTTCTTTTTTACTCAACTCTTCAATAAGTTCTGATTTATTCATACTCTTTCCTCCTGGTTCGCGCCTGTGCTATTTAGAATTTATTAAGGGTATTATGGCAGTTCCTTGTTCAAGTTTTCTGAACTATTATTTATTTTAGTTCGTTAGTCAAGAAATTTTTACAGAAATTTTTACAGATTTTCTTCATTTGGCAAAAGAAAAAAGTTTTTGGGTTTCTGCTTTTGTTAAAAAGCGATGGGCGCCTGTTTTCAAATTACCCAGTTCCAGGTCGCCGATACGGATGCGTACAAGCTCCACAACATCATGGCCAAGAGCTTCAAAAGCCCTTCTGATTATTCTATTTTTACCCGATCGCAAGGTAATTGACAGCCGTGTGCTTTTTTCATTTACCTTTACCACCTGCACGTCCTCAGGCTTGAATTTGCCATCGTCCAATTCGATGCCGGCCTGCAAGGCACGAAATTCAGAATTCGATAGTCTGCCTTTAATTTTTACATGATAAACTTTGGGAATGCGGAAACGGGGATGAATCAGCCGCTGGGCAAGATCGCCGTCATTGGTCAGCAAGAGCAAGCCCTGCGAATCATAATCGAGTCGGCCGGCCGGGAAAACCCTGACCACATCAGTGGGTAAAAGATCGGACACAATCGGCCTCCCTTGCGGGTCACGCAGGGTTGTCACGTAGCCGCTGGGCTTATTAAGCATGACATATACCTTTTCCAGTTCTGCATAAATAAGCATCCCGTCCACACGGATCTCATCTTTTTCAATATCCGCCTTGCTTCCCAACTGTTTAACGACCTGATTGTTTATACTGACCCGCCCGGCGACGATCATTTTTTCCGCGTCGCGGCGCGAGGCCAATCCGGCTTGGGCGATGACCTTCTGCAATCTTTCTTCCACCCTTGTCCTCACTCTTGAAGTTCCTTTAATTCCTGCAATGTAGGCAGATCAGAAAGGTCCTGGAGATTATAAACCTCGAGAAATTTTTTCGTTGTGCCGTAGATCATGGGTTTGCCCGGAACATCTTTCCGACCCATAATCCGGATCAGTTTTTTTTCCAGCAGCTTCTTGATTGCTCCCCCGGCATCAACACCACGGATACTGTCTATATCCGATTTGACTACGGGTTGGCGGTATGCGATTACGGCCAGCGTCTCTAAAGACGTCGGAGTCAGGAGGGATCGCAGGCCCTTTAGCTTCTTGATCCAGGGACCGAGATCGCTCCTCGTTCTGAACTGAAAACCC is a genomic window containing:
- a CDS encoding arsenic efflux protein, which codes for MILFDVFLETLTRVFYIALVVISLLFVVEWSNHKYGDRLVSFFERRKRLIPLWAALLALLPGCNVAAAVALLYAKGLVSAGTLIAAMMATSDEAIYVFIPAGYNFIPLYVAKFSLAVATGILFDLFSQRVVTAFKLEIFQVDYCCSIHHHIHDLRGMAKHVLIHGAKITGLVFVILLAFNFIKDFYGFEAISMTILSTGIYQPFLAGIIGLVPGCGTSVVIATLFTQGLISFYAAFSGLSIAAGDAVLVLIANKVPTREIIIILSLIFTIVVSASYLLLFFKIPFFS
- the radC gene encoding DNA repair protein RadC; its protein translation is MEIREPDYLKHRERLKSKFIDSGLDALLDYEALELLLSFSILRRDVKPLAKDLLREFGSIKGVMDAGLSALTGIKGITMHTAILIKLAKDIGALYLKDKAGEKIQISCTAELLNYCKMSFGGLQDERFCIISLNAQNRVIEMDIIQEGIVNQAIVYPRKVLECCLKRKASSIILVHNHPSGHVRPSEADIRLTKLIQDTAKVMDIAVHDHIIIGDNATFSFREEGIIF
- the scpB gene encoding SMC-Scp complex subunit ScpB, with the translated sequence MDEIRSIMEALILASESPISVDKIAAVIGAADKKEIECQLQAIVRDFEERRGGLCLQEVAGGFQFRTRSDLGPWIKKLKGLRSLLTPTSLETLAVIAYRQPVVKSDIDSIRGVDAGGAIKKLLEKKLIRIMGRKDVPGKPMIYGTTKKFLEVYNLQDLSDLPTLQELKELQE
- a CDS encoding integration host factor subunit beta, translating into MNKSELIEELSKKENLTEKKAIDVVNLIFRGFADELKNGGRIEIRGFGSFVVRKYGAYTGRNPKTGDNIKVLPKKLPFFKVGKELKEMVDKRK
- a CDS encoding pseudouridine synthase encodes the protein MEERLQKVIAQAGLASRRDAEKMIVAGRVSINNQVVKQLGSKADIEKDEIRVDGMLIYAELEKVYVMLNKPSGYVTTLRDPQGRPIVSDLLPTDVVRVFPAGRLDYDSQGLLLLTNDGDLAQRLIHPRFRIPKVYHVKIKGRLSNSEFRALQAGIELDDGKFKPEDVQVVKVNEKSTRLSITLRSGKNRIIRRAFEALGHDVVELVRIRIGDLELGNLKTGAHRFLTKAETQKLFSFAK